One stretch of Miscanthus floridulus cultivar M001 chromosome 18, ASM1932011v1, whole genome shotgun sequence DNA includes these proteins:
- the LOC136524001 gene encoding GDSL esterase/lipase At5g45920-like: MRPSIVLFGDSITEEAFGQGGWGASLANHYSRSADVVLRGYNTRWAARVAPRAVASIAGPVSAVTVFFGANDAALPDRACALQHVPLAEYKDNLRAICALLKKRWPSVVVILITPPPVDEDGRLRYPYAHDFSGLPERTNAAAGLYARACLEVARQCGLRDIDIWSRMQRFPGWEKSFLRDGLHLTPRGNRVLFEEVVFALKDANLSLEALPADLPLFGDMDPDNPVKSFEDHE, encoded by the exons ATGAGGCCGTCGATCGTGCTGTTCGGGGACTCCATCACGGAGGAGGCGTTCGGGCAGGGCGGCTGGGGCGCGTCGCTCGCCAACCACTACTCCCGCTCCGCCGACGTCGTGCTGCGCGGCTACAACACGCGCTGGGCAGCACGGGTGGCGCCCCGCGCCGTCGCCAGCATCGCCGGGCCCGTCTCGGCCGTCACCGTCTTCTTCGGCGCAAACGACGCCGCGCTGCCCGACCGCGCCTGCGCGCTCCAGCACGTGCCCCTCGCCGAGTACAAGGACAACCTCCGCGCCATCTGCGCGCTCCTCAAG AAGCGGTGGCCGTCGGTGGTCGTCATCCTCATCACTCCGCCGCCGGTCGACGAGGACGGGCGCCTGCG GTACCCGTACGCGCACGACTTCTCCGGCCTGCCGGAGCGCACCAACGCGGCGGCGGGGTTGTACGCGCGGGCGTGCCTGGAGGTGGCGCGGCAGTGCGGGCTCAGGGACATCGACATCTGGTCCAGGATGCAGAGGTTCCCCGGCTGGGAGAAGTCGTTCCTCAG GGACGGGCTGCACCTGACGCCGCGCGGCAACCGGGTGCTGTTCGAGGAGGTGGTGTTCGCGCTAAAGGACGCCAACCTCAGCCTGGAGGCGCTGCCCGCCGACCTGCCGCTCTTCGGCGACATGGACCCCGACAACCCGGTCAAGTCGTTCGAGGACCACGAGTGA
- the LOC136523483 gene encoding uncharacterized protein, whose amino-acid sequence MFLALLPLILFVSCFSSESGEPHIYYGLRFSFQILLPPSSLSPWVSPSPSRRGHGRRRRARRRRPPSSSSAALPRLPLTSVSPSPSSLSPSLPRQWWARGGVGRQVTVPLRAVRRPSRGSAAPSLFPILRELVKKRSPSRPPSRARPRRLPATPRLAASDAPAPAYGPSGGRPRPWRGARGPPRAAAVPVSYRRSSCLTLHETLAPFVQTFLPLSPPPRLFLCIRDASFSPSGPSLPTSTHQIFPGCGWMKLRSDLCLSDLIIELRLPVLCYKTKKATCFFLFLHFAHKGMQVCKSVDIFCTTFSTVNLVGYIFSTERRYDCIQKH is encoded by the exons ATGTTCCTAGCT CTTCTCCCCCTTATCCTCTTCGTCTCCTGCTTCTCGTCTGAATCCGGAGAACCACATATATACTACGGCTTACGCTTCTCGTTCCAGATTCTTCTGCCTCCGTCATCTCTTTCCCCATGGGTCTCTCCCTCTCCGTCCCGACGCGGGCACGGGCGACGGCGTCgggcgcggcgacggcggccgccctcctcctcctccgccgccctcCCTCGCCTGCCTCTCACCTCCgtttctccctccccttcctctctctccccttccctcccgagGCAGTGGTGGGCGCGAGGCGGCGTCGGGCGCCAGGTAACGGTGCCCCTGCGGGCGGTGCGCCGGCCCAGCAGGGGCTCGGCGGCCCCCTCCCTCTTCCCCATCCTCCGTGAGTTGGTAAAAAAACGGTCTCCCTCCCGTCCTCCCTCCCGAGCCCGACCTCGACGCCTTCCCGCGACGCCGCGCCTCGCCGCCTCcgacgcccccgcccccgcctatgGCCCCAGTGGTGGTCGTccccggccatggcgcggcgCACGCGGCCCCCCTCGAGCCGCCGCGGTGCCTGTCTCCTACCGAAGGTCCTCGTGTCTTacgctccacgaaaccctagctccATTTGTCCAGAcctttctccctctctcgcccccgCCTAGGCTCTTCCTCTGCATCCGCGATGCCAGCTTCTCACCATCAGGCCCTTCGCTGCccacgagcacccaccag ATTTTTCCTGGCTGCGGATGGATGAAACTGAGGTCGGATCTTTGCCTTTCTGATTTGATCATTGAATTGAGGTTACCAGTTCTTTGTTACAAAACAA AGAAGgcaacatgcttctttttgttTCTACACTTCGCTCATAAAGGTATGCAG GTCTGCAAGAGTGTTGATATATTTTGTACAACTTTCTCTACTGTCAATTTGGTTGGGTATATTTTCTCCACAGAAAGAAGATACGACTGTATACAGAAACATTAA